One window of the Actinomyces procaprae genome contains the following:
- a CDS encoding helix-turn-helix domain-containing protein, which produces MSAGTLARVGLAAQTVREVQEIKPKEGAVLVLRDPDGREVVLTQGVQKALLAALASIAEHGEVTIGRVPDELTSTVAADMLGVSRPTLLKWSRDGLIDSFKVGSHTRFRRDDVVRLRDERERERRRAFEELRALDAEGGFERFED; this is translated from the coding sequence ATGTCAGCCGGTACGCTCGCCAGGGTCGGCCTTGCGGCGCAGACCGTGCGTGAGGTCCAGGAGATCAAGCCCAAAGAAGGGGCCGTACTCGTACTGCGTGACCCTGACGGCCGCGAGGTCGTGTTGACGCAGGGTGTTCAGAAGGCTCTGTTGGCAGCCCTCGCCTCGATCGCCGAGCATGGCGAGGTCACTATCGGACGTGTCCCTGACGAGCTCACCAGCACTGTTGCCGCCGACATGCTCGGCGTCTCGCGTCCTACCCTGCTGAAGTGGAGCCGCGACGGCCTGATTGACTCTTTCAAGGTCGGCTCGCACACTCGCTTCCGCCGAGACGACGTAGTGCGGCTTCGTGATGAGCGCGAGCGCGAGCGTCGCCGTGCCTTCGAGGAGTTGCGCGCTCTGGATGCGGAAGGGGGCTTCGAGCGCTTCGAAGACTGA
- a CDS encoding PadR family transcriptional regulator, with protein sequence MAVKHALLALLARGPAGTYQLRKDFEAATGTTWPLNIGQVATTLARLERDGLVIRLDPGRPANGAGTPGAATASAPVPVATAQPAPRNSDATPAAANAAPATGPSKTQTPPTANRDVAAWTLTDAGREELAHWWASPVARRAPERDELVIKLALAAASPDVDVAALIQQQRQATQTTLHEINRARRAAADEDLATTLVLDHHVFIVEAELRWLDDAEGRLTRAAAPRASAAPAAPRASAASTTPVSSTGRRS encoded by the coding sequence ATGGCCGTGAAACACGCCCTGCTCGCCCTGCTCGCACGCGGCCCCGCAGGCACCTACCAGCTGCGCAAGGACTTCGAAGCGGCCACCGGAACCACCTGGCCCCTCAACATCGGCCAGGTCGCCACCACGCTGGCGCGCCTCGAACGCGACGGCCTGGTGATACGCCTCGATCCCGGCCGGCCCGCGAACGGCGCCGGCACGCCGGGCGCCGCAACCGCTTCCGCCCCCGTCCCGGTGGCAACGGCGCAGCCCGCGCCGCGCAACTCCGACGCCACGCCCGCGGCCGCTAACGCGGCTCCCGCAACCGGGCCTTCCAAGACGCAGACGCCGCCCACCGCCAACCGGGACGTGGCCGCCTGGACCCTGACCGACGCCGGCCGAGAGGAGCTCGCCCACTGGTGGGCAAGTCCGGTGGCCCGCCGCGCCCCCGAACGCGACGAGCTCGTCATCAAGCTCGCCCTGGCCGCCGCGTCCCCGGACGTCGACGTCGCCGCACTGATCCAGCAGCAGCGCCAGGCAACGCAGACCACCCTCCACGAGATCAACCGCGCCCGCCGCGCCGCCGCGGACGAGGATCTGGCCACCACGCTCGTCCTGGACCATCACGTGTTCATCGTCGAGGCCGAGCTGCGCTGGCTCGACGACGCCGAGGGCCGCCTGACCCGCGCCGCCGCGCCCCGCGCTTCGGCTGCGCCCGCCGCGCCCCGCGCGTCGGCTGCCTCCACCACGCCCGTTTCATCCACCGGGAGGCGGTCCTGA
- a CDS encoding ribonucleoside triphosphate reductase codes for MSDSTPTPSAAHLAAAHPELVARGSADSAVAHGSRPQVDAVSTITEYLDRSDWRVNANANQGYSLGGMILNTSGKVIANYWLSQIYPQVAGDAHRNGDIHIHDLDMFAGYCAGWSLKNLLQQGFNGVPGKIASGPAKHFSSAVGQIVNFLGTLQNEWAGAQAFSSFDTYMAPFVRLDNMSYDDVLQCMQELIFNLNVPSRWGTQTPFTNLTFDWTCPADLADEHPLVGDELCDFTYGDLAEEMGMINRAFMEVMTTGDADGRVFTFPIPTYNITKDFDWDSPNADRLFTMTAKYGLPYFQNFINSELDPGMIRSMCCRLQLDLRELLKRGNGLFGSAEQTGSVGVVTVNMARLGYLHADDEEALVKALDRLIDIASQTLELKRTVIQHHIDTGLFPFTKRWLGTLDNHFSTIGVNGMNEMVRNFTHDAYDLTDPRGHAMCVRILDHVRGRMVEIQEATGHLYNLEATPAEGTTYRFAKEDRKRYPDILQAGTDSNPYYTNSSQLPVGYTDDPFEAQEMQEELQTKYTGGTVLHLYMNEHISSAQACKELVRRSLTAFRTPYITITPTFSICPTHGYLAGEHFTCPKCAELHPDAEPVECEVWTRVMGYFRPVKSFNIGKKGEYMERQMFTEAAAGAHGTTTSRLTSISA; via the coding sequence GTGTCCGACAGCACCCCGACTCCGTCCGCCGCTCATCTGGCCGCCGCCCACCCCGAGCTCGTGGCCCGAGGCTCTGCCGACTCCGCTGTCGCCCACGGCTCGCGCCCCCAGGTGGACGCCGTCTCCACCATCACCGAGTACCTGGACCGCTCCGACTGGCGCGTGAACGCCAACGCCAACCAGGGCTACTCCCTGGGCGGGATGATCCTGAACACCTCCGGCAAGGTCATCGCCAACTACTGGCTCAGCCAGATCTACCCGCAGGTGGCCGGCGACGCCCACCGCAACGGCGACATCCACATCCACGACCTGGACATGTTCGCCGGCTACTGCGCCGGCTGGTCGCTGAAGAACCTGCTCCAGCAGGGCTTCAACGGCGTCCCCGGCAAGATCGCCTCCGGCCCCGCCAAGCACTTCTCCTCCGCCGTCGGCCAGATCGTCAACTTCCTGGGCACCCTGCAGAACGAGTGGGCCGGCGCGCAGGCCTTCTCCTCCTTCGACACCTACATGGCGCCCTTCGTCCGCCTGGACAACATGAGCTACGACGACGTCCTCCAGTGCATGCAGGAGCTCATCTTCAACCTCAACGTCCCCTCCCGCTGGGGCACCCAGACGCCCTTCACCAACCTCACCTTCGACTGGACCTGCCCCGCGGACCTGGCCGACGAGCACCCGCTGGTCGGTGACGAGCTGTGCGACTTCACCTACGGCGACCTCGCCGAGGAGATGGGCATGATCAACCGCGCCTTCATGGAGGTCATGACCACCGGTGACGCCGACGGCCGCGTCTTCACCTTCCCGATCCCCACCTACAACATCACCAAGGACTTCGACTGGGACAGCCCCAACGCCGACCGGCTGTTCACCATGACCGCGAAGTACGGCCTGCCCTACTTCCAGAACTTCATCAACTCCGAGCTCGACCCCGGCATGATCCGCTCCATGTGCTGCCGCCTCCAGCTCGACCTGCGCGAGCTGCTCAAGCGCGGCAACGGCCTGTTCGGCTCCGCCGAGCAGACCGGCTCCGTCGGCGTCGTCACCGTGAACATGGCCCGCCTGGGCTACCTGCACGCCGACGACGAGGAGGCCCTGGTGAAGGCGCTGGACCGCCTCATCGACATCGCCTCGCAGACGCTGGAGCTCAAGCGCACCGTCATCCAGCACCACATCGACACCGGCCTGTTCCCCTTCACCAAGCGCTGGCTCGGCACGCTGGACAACCACTTCTCCACCATCGGCGTCAACGGCATGAACGAGATGGTCCGCAACTTCACGCACGACGCCTACGACCTGACCGACCCGCGCGGCCACGCCATGTGCGTGCGCATCCTTGACCACGTCCGCGGGCGCATGGTCGAGATCCAGGAGGCCACCGGTCACCTGTACAACCTGGAGGCCACCCCCGCCGAGGGCACCACCTACCGGTTCGCCAAGGAGGACCGCAAGCGCTACCCGGACATCCTCCAGGCCGGCACCGACTCCAACCCGTACTACACCAACTCCTCCCAGCTGCCCGTCGGTTACACCGACGACCCCTTCGAGGCGCAGGAGATGCAGGAGGAGCTGCAGACCAAGTACACGGGCGGCACGGTGCTGCACCTGTACATGAACGAGCACATCTCCTCGGCCCAGGCCTGCAAGGAGCTGGTGCGCCGCTCGCTGACCGCGTTCCGCACGCCCTACATCACCATCACCCCGACCTTCTCGATCTGCCCGACCCACGGCTACCTTGCCGGCGAGCACTTCACCTGCCCCAAGTGCGCCGAGCTGCATCCCGACGCCGAGCCGGTCGAGTGCGAGGTGTGGACCCGCGTCATGGGCTACTTCCGCCCCGTGAAGTCCTTCAACATCGGTAAGAAGGGCGAGTACATGGAGCGGCAGATGTTCACCGAGGCCGCGGCCGGCGCCCACGGCACCACCACCTCCCGCCTGACCTCCATCAGCGCCTGA
- a CDS encoding anaerobic ribonucleoside-triphosphate reductase activating protein has translation MTETLKKGVAHRPADDLQIAGLVPMSTVDWPDHLVATVFLQGCPWNCFYCHNQALIPARTPGVVAWDEVRSLLARRRGLLDGVVLTGGEALRQDALADAAAEVKEMGFLVGLHTAGPYPGRLRDMVARGLVDWVGLDIKALPEHYDAVVGRPNSAAKAWECLQVLVDAATRGDGVDFEVRTTVVPGDVTAADAVEVARRVHDAGARVYALQQARGAGTTGDFAVSAPGWDAECERMAAQVEALGWDRFTYRPA, from the coding sequence ATGACTGAGACCCTCAAGAAGGGCGTCGCGCACCGCCCCGCCGACGATCTGCAGATCGCCGGGCTCGTGCCCATGTCCACCGTCGACTGGCCCGACCACCTGGTAGCGACGGTCTTCCTGCAGGGCTGCCCCTGGAACTGCTTCTACTGCCACAACCAGGCCCTCATCCCCGCGCGCACGCCCGGCGTGGTCGCCTGGGATGAGGTCCGCTCCCTGCTCGCCCGCCGTCGCGGCCTGCTCGACGGCGTCGTCCTCACCGGCGGGGAGGCGCTGCGCCAGGACGCCCTCGCCGACGCCGCCGCCGAGGTGAAGGAGATGGGTTTCCTGGTGGGCCTGCACACCGCCGGCCCCTACCCGGGTCGCCTGCGCGACATGGTTGCGCGCGGGCTGGTCGACTGGGTCGGCCTCGACATCAAGGCGCTGCCCGAGCACTACGACGCCGTGGTCGGCCGCCCCAACTCCGCCGCCAAGGCCTGGGAGTGCCTGCAGGTGCTGGTGGACGCGGCCACTCGCGGCGACGGCGTCGACTTCGAGGTGCGCACCACCGTGGTCCCCGGGGATGTCACGGCCGCCGACGCCGTGGAGGTCGCCCGCCGCGTGCACGACGCCGGCGCCCGGGTCTACGCGCTGCAGCAGGCCCGCGGCGCGGGCACGACCGGCGACTTCGCCGTGTCCGCGCCCGGCTGGGACGCCGAGTGTGAGCGTATGGCCGCCCAAGTCGAGGCCCTCGGCTGGGACCGCTTCACCTACCGCCCCGCCTGA
- a CDS encoding type II toxin-antitoxin system RelE family toxin: protein MADWIVELTPRAENSLRRLDRSVQVRVVGKLREIQGADDPRNFLKPTTGPLKGFFRLRVGNYRVIVDVQDERCVILAIDVGHRSTVYR, encoded by the coding sequence GTGGCGGACTGGATCGTTGAACTGACTCCTCGCGCCGAGAATTCGCTGCGCCGACTCGATCGCAGTGTCCAGGTGCGTGTGGTCGGCAAGCTGCGGGAGATTCAGGGCGCTGATGATCCGCGGAACTTCCTGAAACCGACGACTGGCCCGCTTAAGGGATTCTTCCGACTTCGGGTCGGGAACTACCGGGTGATCGTCGACGTCCAGGATGAGCGCTGCGTGATCCTCGCAATCGATGTCGGTCATCGCTCCACGGTCTATCGGTGA
- the relB gene encoding ribbon-helix-helix protein, CopG family, giving the protein MSTAVLSVRLPEELKRRLDDLGARTGRSATFYVREAVESYIDDLEYAYTLKAEAEAARRGEVKTRRLDEIAASLGLDD; this is encoded by the coding sequence ATGTCTACAGCAGTTCTGAGCGTGCGACTGCCGGAGGAGCTCAAGCGTCGGCTCGATGACCTGGGCGCTCGGACCGGGCGCTCGGCAACCTTCTATGTGCGTGAGGCTGTTGAGTCCTACATCGATGACTTGGAGTACGCGTACACGCTGAAGGCTGAAGCGGAGGCGGCCAGGCGTGGTGAGGTCAAGACGCGCCGCCTCGATGAGATCGCCGCGAGCCTCGGACTCGATGACTGA
- a CDS encoding serine acetyltransferase has protein sequence MPSTARQLFHSDLFRYFGRTDVPLSARIGERKVLSYLWALRHAQSAESPLLRKAYRAALSHLSATTFIQIPWSTRIGPGFYIGHRGRIIINPAAVIGSNCNIATGVTIGIVPTGRRAGTPTIGDRVWIGTNAVIVGGITVGDDVLIAPGALVNTDVPSGSMVIGNPGVIREGHPCPPEYMQNLWRG, from the coding sequence ATGCCCTCGACCGCCCGCCAACTCTTCCACTCCGACCTCTTCCGGTACTTCGGCCGCACCGATGTTCCACTATCCGCGCGCATCGGCGAGCGCAAGGTGCTGAGCTACCTGTGGGCCCTCCGACATGCACAGAGCGCAGAATCACCGCTGCTGCGGAAGGCGTACCGGGCGGCCCTCAGCCACCTGTCGGCGACGACGTTCATCCAGATTCCCTGGTCCACTCGGATCGGTCCCGGCTTCTACATCGGGCATCGGGGCCGCATCATCATCAATCCTGCGGCCGTGATCGGCAGCAACTGCAACATAGCGACGGGCGTAACGATCGGGATCGTGCCCACCGGCCGCCGCGCAGGCACGCCCACCATCGGGGACCGTGTGTGGATCGGCACGAACGCGGTCATCGTCGGCGGGATCACCGTTGGGGACGACGTGCTCATCGCACCTGGGGCGCTGGTCAACACCGATGTCCCATCCGGGTCCATGGTCATCGGCAACCCGGGGGTTATCCGGGAGGGGCATCCGTGCCCACCGGAGTACATGCAGAACCTCTGGCGGGGATGA
- a CDS encoding ribonuclease PH, with translation MKRSAVLKRVKRAARDRGLEYEVRELTRHTAVRVGSVTRTLGRHVEIDDVTAGKFFDQFAEVLGGKGWWR, from the coding sequence ATGAAACGGTCGGCGGTGCTGAAGCGGGTCAAGCGCGCAGCGCGCGACCGGGGACTTGAATACGAGGTTCGTGAACTCACTCGCCATACCGCCGTCCGAGTCGGGAGTGTTACGCGGACCCTTGGGCGTCACGTCGAGATCGACGACGTGACGGCGGGCAAGTTCTTCGATCAGTTCGCCGAGGTCCTCGGCGGGAAAGGATGGTGGCGATGA
- a CDS encoding DUF1801 domain-containing protein: MEPTHVPVNDFLSTVSTQRATEAHALITVMREVTGAVPVMWESGVIGFGSTPHGTSDTGKGAIPTVAFSPRKSAVAVYLCPAVLKDGYLMDRLGKHRVGKDCLYIAHLADVDAEVLRELITRSHWEHVPPQRNRQGAVARTHLRAVTDYLASVPLAARPALDALRDLVRRTAPGVEEVISYGIIGYRIPGRSKAARVFVSGWKDHVALYPLPSQEALRTELAPWVRGKGTLWFGLDEGLPTTLLERTVAALLDDQRP; the protein is encoded by the coding sequence TTGGAACCCACGCATGTCCCGGTGAACGACTTCTTGTCCACCGTGAGCACCCAGCGGGCGACCGAGGCACACGCACTCATCACCGTCATGCGGGAGGTAACCGGTGCCGTCCCTGTCATGTGGGAGTCGGGCGTGATCGGCTTCGGCTCGACTCCCCACGGCACCTCCGACACCGGCAAGGGCGCCATACCAACCGTCGCCTTCAGCCCACGCAAGTCCGCGGTAGCCGTATACCTCTGCCCGGCCGTGCTGAAGGATGGCTACCTCATGGACCGGCTCGGCAAGCACAGGGTCGGCAAAGACTGCCTGTACATCGCGCATCTGGCTGACGTTGACGCCGAGGTTCTGCGCGAACTCATCACCCGTTCACACTGGGAGCACGTACCTCCTCAGCGGAACCGGCAGGGCGCAGTCGCCCGGACGCATCTGCGCGCCGTCACCGATTACCTGGCGTCCGTGCCGCTGGCGGCGCGCCCGGCCTTGGACGCACTGCGTGACCTGGTGCGGCGCACCGCACCAGGCGTCGAGGAAGTGATCAGCTACGGGATCATCGGCTATCGGATTCCGGGACGCAGCAAGGCCGCGCGGGTTTTCGTCTCGGGCTGGAAGGACCACGTAGCGCTGTACCCACTGCCGTCCCAGGAGGCGCTGCGCACTGAACTCGCCCCATGGGTGCGCGGCAAGGGGACTTTGTGGTTCGGTCTGGATGAGGGCTTGCCGACGACGCTGCTGGAACGAACCGTCGCAGCACTCTTGGATGATCAGCGGCCTTGA
- a CDS encoding helix-turn-helix domain-containing protein, giving the protein MPGYRINRQMTAFGEHIRGWRMVLGLTAQQASERADISRDTLRKIERGDPTVSFGAVAQVLRALGILDQVVDAVDPLSTDIGRLRAGSLTKRRAR; this is encoded by the coding sequence ATGCCTGGCTACCGGATCAACCGGCAGATGACCGCCTTCGGCGAGCACATCCGCGGCTGGCGCATGGTGCTGGGGCTGACCGCCCAACAGGCCTCCGAGCGGGCCGACATCAGCCGCGACACGCTGCGCAAGATCGAACGCGGCGATCCCACCGTCTCCTTCGGTGCCGTCGCCCAAGTGCTGCGCGCCCTCGGCATCCTCGACCAGGTTGTCGACGCCGTCGACCCGCTGTCCACAGACATCGGCCGCCTGCGCGCCGGAAGCCTGACGAAGCGGCGTGCCCGATGA
- a CDS encoding ABC transporter ATP-binding protein, with amino-acid sequence MPASHQQPVLELRGVGRIHGTGARAVTALDGGELTVAPGEFVAVMGPSGSGKSTLLNLAGALDRPTSGSVILAGRDLSGLDRTALAEVRRRTIGFVFQDFNLLPSLTAAENVAFPLELDGWPARRARAAALTALEQVGLADLADRLPGDMSGGQAQRAAIARAIVGPRRLLLADEPTGALDSATGTAVIGVLRQRADDGVAVLMVTHEPRFAAWADRTVFLRDGRMVGSSGPADADELLPVPGEGR; translated from the coding sequence ATGCCCGCCTCACATCAGCAGCCCGTGCTCGAGCTCCGCGGCGTTGGCCGCATTCACGGCACCGGCGCCCGCGCCGTCACCGCCCTGGACGGGGGCGAGCTCACGGTCGCGCCCGGTGAGTTCGTCGCCGTCATGGGCCCGTCCGGATCCGGGAAGTCGACCCTGCTCAACCTCGCCGGCGCCCTGGACCGGCCCACCTCCGGCAGCGTGATCCTGGCGGGCCGCGACCTGTCCGGCCTGGACCGCACCGCCCTGGCCGAGGTGCGCCGCCGCACCATCGGCTTCGTTTTCCAGGACTTCAACCTGCTGCCCTCCTTGACCGCCGCCGAGAACGTCGCCTTCCCCCTGGAGCTTGACGGCTGGCCCGCCCGTCGCGCCCGGGCGGCCGCACTGACCGCGCTGGAACAGGTCGGCTTGGCGGATCTTGCCGACCGCCTGCCCGGCGACATGTCCGGCGGCCAGGCCCAACGCGCCGCCATCGCCCGGGCGATAGTCGGCCCGCGCCGCCTGCTGCTCGCGGACGAACCCACCGGCGCACTCGACTCCGCCACCGGCACCGCCGTCATCGGCGTGCTGCGTCAGCGCGCCGACGACGGCGTCGCCGTCCTCATGGTCACCCATGAGCCCCGCTTCGCCGCCTGGGCCGACCGCACGGTCTTCCTGCGCGATGGCCGCATGGTCGGGTCCTCCGGCCCGGCCGACGCCGACGAACTGCTGCCCGTACCGGGGGAGGGACGGTGA
- a CDS encoding DEAD/DEAH box helicase, with amino-acid sequence MTTATPSDPTAASAVSTPAPSAATVSPTGTARSDASSADVSLPVTAPASAAPSPATAPPASTPPPSLDVAPGSVVRVRDEDWLVTQVSTNSDGTLVTVQGPSELVQDVTAQFSAGIDRIEPVDPRRTRVVADTSTRHRLSRLWLEATLRKTALPAGSTELSVVGDMLADPLPYQLTAVRQALDPANLRPRILLADTVGLGKTLEIGMILAELVRRGRGDRILIVTPRHVLEQMQHEMWSRFALPFVRLDSVGIQRVRRTIPATRNPFSVYHRAIISIDTLKSDRYLNHLRKQRWDAVVIDESHNVTNKGTLNNRLADILARQTDALILASATPHNGDPKSFAELIRLLEPTAVHADGSLDQEAVRRLVIRRHRTTNDIRPKGRTTRPHRIRNTAKL; translated from the coding sequence GTGACCACGGCCACCCCCTCCGACCCAACCGCAGCGAGCGCGGTCTCCACTCCCGCGCCTTCCGCGGCAACCGTCTCCCCCACCGGCACCGCCCGCTCGGACGCTTCTTCCGCCGACGTTTCCTTGCCCGTCACCGCTCCCGCCAGCGCCGCCCCTTCCCCCGCCACCGCCCCGCCCGCCTCTACTCCCCCGCCGTCACTCGACGTCGCCCCGGGCTCGGTGGTGCGGGTGCGCGACGAGGACTGGCTGGTCACCCAGGTCTCCACGAACTCCGACGGCACCCTGGTGACGGTGCAGGGGCCGTCGGAGCTGGTGCAGGACGTCACCGCCCAGTTCTCCGCCGGGATCGACCGCATCGAGCCCGTGGACCCGCGCCGCACCCGGGTGGTGGCGGATACCTCCACCCGGCATCGGCTCTCGCGCCTGTGGCTGGAGGCGACGCTGCGCAAGACGGCGCTGCCGGCCGGCTCGACGGAGCTGTCGGTGGTGGGCGACATGCTGGCCGACCCGCTCCCCTACCAGCTCACGGCCGTCCGGCAGGCGCTGGACCCGGCCAACCTGCGCCCGCGCATTCTGCTGGCGGACACGGTGGGCCTGGGCAAGACCCTGGAGATCGGCATGATCCTGGCGGAGCTGGTGCGCCGCGGCCGTGGGGACCGGATTCTGATCGTCACGCCCCGTCACGTGCTGGAGCAGATGCAGCATGAGATGTGGTCGCGCTTCGCCCTGCCCTTCGTGCGCCTGGACTCGGTTGGCATTCAGCGGGTGCGGCGCACCATCCCGGCCACCCGCAACCCGTTCTCCGTCTATCACCGAGCGATCATCTCCATCGACACCCTCAAGTCCGACCGCTACCTCAACCACCTGCGCAAGCAGCGCTGGGATGCGGTGGTCATCGACGAGTCACACAACGTCACTAACAAGGGCACGCTCAACAACCGTCTGGCGGACATCCTGGCCCGCCAGACGGACGCCCTGATCCTGGCCTCCGCCACGCCTCACAACGGGGACCCGAAGTCCTTCGCGGAGCTGATTCGCCTGCTGGAGCCGACGGCGGTCCATGCGGACGGCTCGCTGGATCAGGAGGCAGTGCGTCGGCTGGTGATCCGCCGCCACCGCACGACAAACGACATACGACCGAAAGGACGCACGACACGCCCACACAGAATCCGCAACACAGCTAAGCTCTGA